GGGCGTTGCGGTCACCTTGCGGTGAAGTCCTAGCCGATGGCGGCGGCGCGCACGTCGTCGTCGATATAGGCTTCGTATTTCTCGAAGTTCTTCGCGAACATCTGCACGAGCTTCTCGGCCTGCGCGTCATAGGCCGATTTGTCGTCCCAGGTCCGGCGCGGGTCGAGCAGCACCTCGGCGACGCCGTCCACCTGCACCGGAACCTCGAAGCCGAAGTTCGCGTCCTTGCGGAATTCCACGTCGGACAGCGAGCCGTCGAGGGCGGCCGCGAGGAGCGCGCGGGTCGCCTTGATCGGCATCCGCGAGCCGGTGCCGTAGGCGCCGCCGGTCCAGCCGGTGTTCACAAGCCAGCAGGTCGCGCCATGCTTGGCGATCTTGCCTTGCAGGAGCTTGCCGTATTCTTCGGGCCGACGCGGCATGAAGGGCGCGCCGAAGCAGGTCGAGAAAGTCGGGATCGGTTCGGTCACGCCGACTTCGGTGCCCGGGGTTTTCGATGTGAAGCCCGAGAGGAAATGATACATCGCCTGCGCCGGGGTCAGCCGCGCGATGGGCGGCAGCACGCCATAGGCATCGCAGGTCAGCATGATGATGTTCTTGGGATGACCGCCAAGCGAGGTCGCCGACGCGTTGGAGATATAGTCCAGCGGATAGGCACAGCGCATGTTGTCGGTGATCGAGTTGTCTTCGAAGTCCAGTTCCTTGGTGTCTTCGTCATAGACCATGTTCTCGATCACGGTGCCGAACATCGAGCAGGTGTTGTAGATCTCGGGCTCGGCTTCGGCCGAGAGGTTGATCGTTTTCGCGTAGCAGCCGCCTTCGAAGTTGAAGGTGCCGCGGTCCGACCAGCCGTGTTCGTCGTCACCGATGAGCACGCGGGTGGGATCGGCCGAGAGCGTCGTCTTGCCGGTGCCGGAGAGGCCGAAGAAGATCGCGGTGTCGACCGGGTTGCCCGGAGCGTGGTTGGCCGAGCAATGCATCGGCATGATGCCACGCTCGGGCAGGATGTAGTTGAGAAGCGTGAAAACCGACTTCTTGTTCTCGCCCGCGTATTCGGTACCGCCGATGAGGATGATCTTCTTCTCGAAGTTGAGCGCGATCACGGTTTCCGACCGGCAGCCATGCTTCGCGGCATCGGCTTTAAACGACGGGCAGTTGATGATGGTGAACTCAGGCACGAAGTCATCCAGCTCCGACCGCTCGGGGCGGCGCAACATGTGACGGATGAAGAGATTATGCCAGGCCAGTTCGGTCACGAGGCGCACGTCGAGACGGTTGGCCGGATCGGCCCCGCCGAAGAGGTCCTGCACGAAATAGTCACGGCCCTTCATGTGCTCGATCATGTCGGCATAGAGCAGGTCGAACTTCGCCGGATCCATCGGCGGGTTGTTTTCCCACCAGATCGAATCCTTCACGTTCTCGGTTTCGACGACGAATTTGTCCTTGGGCGACCGTCCGGTATGTTTGCCGGTCGAGACGAGCATCGTGCCGCCTTTGCCAAGATGACCTTCACCACGCTTCAGGGATTCTTCGATCAGCGCCGGTTCGATCAGGTTGTAATAGACGTTGCCAAGTCCCGCGATGCCTTGCTCTTCCAAACGGTAAGAAGGGTTCACCCGTCCAATGGTCATCGGTTTGCTCCTCGCGCCGGTCAGGCCGGCCAGATGTTTCCAAAGAGACGCCCCGTTTCGTGGCCATGGTCCAGGTGGGCCAGAGAAACGCCGGGACTCGCCCTTGCCCGCAACAGGCAGAACGTGGCCCCGTATTACATGTCGTTTTTGTGACTGAACAGGGCGCTTTGAAACGTTAGCGATACCATTTACCCTGTTTGCGCAACCAAGTGTCGCCCCCGGCCCGAGGCCCCTCCGGGGCTGCCAAAATCAGGCCAATATTAACAAGTAGTGGTGCCCAATGGACTCACTGACTGTGCCGATTCGCAGTTGCTTATTGATTCCGGAATGGAAACGGGATTCTATGAACGCAAAAAATTGGCACAAAACGAGCAGCATAAGGATCCCTCTATATGTCGAGGATTGCATTGGTTGACGACGACAGGAACATCCTGACGTCGGTTTCGATGACTCTGGAGGCCGAGGGCTT
The Maritimibacter sp. DP1N21-5 DNA segment above includes these coding regions:
- a CDS encoding phosphoenolpyruvate carboxykinase — encoded protein: MTIGRVNPSYRLEEQGIAGLGNVYYNLIEPALIEESLKRGEGHLGKGGTMLVSTGKHTGRSPKDKFVVETENVKDSIWWENNPPMDPAKFDLLYADMIEHMKGRDYFVQDLFGGADPANRLDVRLVTELAWHNLFIRHMLRRPERSELDDFVPEFTIINCPSFKADAAKHGCRSETVIALNFEKKIILIGGTEYAGENKKSVFTLLNYILPERGIMPMHCSANHAPGNPVDTAIFFGLSGTGKTTLSADPTRVLIGDDEHGWSDRGTFNFEGGCYAKTINLSAEAEPEIYNTCSMFGTVIENMVYDEDTKELDFEDNSITDNMRCAYPLDYISNASATSLGGHPKNIIMLTCDAYGVLPPIARLTPAQAMYHFLSGFTSKTPGTEVGVTEPIPTFSTCFGAPFMPRRPEEYGKLLQGKIAKHGATCWLVNTGWTGGAYGTGSRMPIKATRALLAAALDGSLSDVEFRKDANFGFEVPVQVDGVAEVLLDPRRTWDDKSAYDAQAEKLVQMFAKNFEKYEAYIDDDVRAAAIG